AGCAATTTTAGAATTTATTGAAAGGGTATTTCTGCACCAATGACACCTGGCTTGGGTAGAAGTTGCTGTATCGATAACTACCTCAGCCCCACAACTTTCACATTTTAAGGTTATAATATCATCAGCATTTGAATCTATATCTGCCGCTCCTGTCCCTAGGTAATTTCCTTCTAAACTAGAAATATCAGCATCTTCTTCCACAAATTCTGGGTCAAATTCATGCCTGCAGAAATTGCACCTAAGCTTGCCAGTCTTGGTATTTGTAGAAATATCACTAGAACCACACTTTGGACACTTAACCTGGCCATCTTTTACTTGGTCTGTATCTTTAATAATGTTTATATTTTCATTATTATCTCTTTCACCTTCCATAGCCTCCTCCTTAGAATCCTAAAAGATCAGATTTAACCTTATCAAATTCTTCCTGGCTAATAACTCCTGCATCTAAAAGTTTTTTCATTTGAATTAATTTTTCTGTTGGATCTTCTGGTGGATTGTTTTGACCTGACTGATTCTGATTTTGTGCATTTTGACCACCTGCAAAATTAGGCTTATAAGAATTTGCTCCCTCTGGCTGGTTAAGTCCACCTGCCATGGATCCTGCAGCATTCATTCCCATGCCCATAAAGGCCATTCCTGCACCACCGCCATTTTCTCCTGCACTTTGCATACCCCTAGCAACTGATTGTTGGAAGAATGAATTTCCACGATTTCCAGATAGAGCATCCGCTTTTTTGACATCTGATAATAATTTTTTTGTATCTTCGTCATATTCGATAGCAAGAATTGCTGTTTTTATAATTTCAAGTCCCCTATCTGTCTTCCATTGGTAGGCATCCTCAACAGCCTTGGTTAGGGACTTAGCAAAACCAATTTGATCACCCTGGATTTTGCTCATCCTATTTCCCCTTGAAGGGTCATTTGTATAATTAGAAAAAGCTGCGGATAGGCTGCCTACAACTTCGTTAAAGAGTTGTTCACCTAGCTCATTATCCATATCACCAAAGTCAAAAACAGGTGCATCCTCGATTAAGTATTTTTGAGGAAGGAAATTTTTGACAAAAAGAAGGGGATCGACAATCTTAAGTGTATATGTTCCCCT
This window of the Anaerococcus mediterraneensis genome carries:
- a CDS encoding SPFH domain-containing protein; amino-acid sequence: MGFIRAFTGALGGSFADQWLDFYKPMPGISATAGIFPAVSQGTNQGRGSNTRSSENIISNGSKIIVPEGTALITIENGMITGLVAEAGGFIYSSDETDSQSIFAGDGVMGSLIQSTWEKIKFGGQPGAEQLAFYVNLKEIPNNRFGTQSEIYWDDAYFGTQVGAVTRGTYTLKIVDPLLFVKNFLPQKYLIEDAPVFDFGDMDNELGEQLFNEVVGSLSAAFSNYTNDPSRGNRMSKIQGDQIGFAKSLTKAVEDAYQWKTDRGLEIIKTAILAIEYDEDTKKLLSDVKKADALSGNRGNSFFQQSVARGMQSAGENGGGAGMAFMGMGMNAAGSMAGGLNQPEGANSYKPNFAGGQNAQNQNQSGQNNPPEDPTEKLIQMKKLLDAGVISQEEFDKVKSDLLGF